In the genome of bacterium, the window GACGTCGCCAAGGAGCATTCGCAGTGCCCATCGAGCGCCCAGGGTGGAGCCCTGGGCGAGTTCGGACCGGGGCAGATGGTTCCCGAGTTCGATCAGGTGGTTTTCAGCGCCGAGGTCGGTAAGGTCCACGGCCCGGTCCAGACCCAGTTCGGGTACCATCTGATCGAGATCACGAGCCGAA includes:
- a CDS encoding peptidylprolyl isomerase (rotamase C; accelerates isomerization of the peptidyl prolyl bond) produces the protein MSRAQARHILVSDQQAAENLKSQIEAGADFGDVAKEHSQCPSSAQGGALGEFGPGQMVPEFDQVVFSAEVGKVHGPVQTQFGYHLIEITSRND